CGGAACACGAAACACGCACCACGGAACACGCATCACGGAACACGAAACACGCAACACGGAACATAATCGCACACTGTGATCACATAGCCAAAATGCACCTTCTAGACCCTAAAGGTCTTGGAGACCTTTAGGGTCTGGTTTGAATGGGTCTGATTGGCATCACCCAAACCGGCCGGTGATGTAATCCTCGGTCACGCGGCTCTTGGGCAGCGTGAACAACTCTTTGGTCGGCGCGAACTCTTCCAGATAGCCGGTGCGTTCGGGCGTGACGGTGAAGAAGGCGGTGAAGTCCGACACCCGCGATGCCTGCTGCATGTTGTGAGTGACGATGATGATGGTGTAGTTCTGCGTCAATTCACGCATCAGTTCTTCGATGCGCAGGGTGGCGATAGGGTCGAGGGCAGAACATGGCTCGTCCATAAGGATGATGTCGGGTTGGACGGCGATGGCGCGGGCGATGCACAGCCGCTGTTGCTGGCCGCCAGACAGGGAATAGCCGCTCTGCTTGAGCTTATCCTTGACCTCATCCCAAAGCGCCGCCCCGCGCAGCGCCTCCTCGACCAGATCATCCATCTTGCCCTTGAAGCCATTGATCTTGGCGCCCCAGGCCACGTTTTCGTAGATGCTCTTGGGGAAAGGGTTCGGCTTCTGGAAGACCATGCCGATGCGCCGCCGCACCTGCACAGCATCCACATCGGCGTCGTAGATGTTCATGCCGTGGAACAGAACCTCACCCTTGCTGCGGGCGATGGGGATCAGGTCGTTCATGCGGTTGAAGGCCCGCAACACCGTGCTCTTGCCACAGCCCGAAGGCCCGATCAGAGCCGTGATCTTGCGGCGCTCGATCTTGAGCGTGATGTCCTTGACGGCGTGAAAACCACCGTAATAGACGTTGAGAGCGGTCGCCTCGATGGCGTGGCGGCCGTTGCTTGCGACGGCATTTTCCATCAGCCTGAACTCCGTGAATAGCGATTGCGCAGCCAAATGGCGGTGGCATTGAGGGCGAGCAGCAGCGCCAACAACACCAGGATGGCCGCTGCTGCCAGGTTGCGGAACTCCTCCTGAGGCCGGGAAGTCCACTGGTAGATTTGAGCGGGCAAGGTCGTGAATTTGGCGAAGGGGCTGTCGGGATCGACGACGATGAAGGTGGAGACGCCGACCACGATCAACGGCGCCGTCTCGCCAAAAGCGCGCGAGACCGAGAGGATGACGCCGGTGAGGATGCCGGAGATGGAACTGGGCAGAACATGGTGCCACACCGTCTGCCACTTCGTCGCCCCCAGGCCGTAGCTGGCCTCGCGCAGGCTGCGCGGCACCGCCCGGATGGCCTCGCGGGCATTGATGATCACCAGCGGCAGGATGAGCAGCCCCAGCGTCAGCCCGGCCGAGAGGATGGTGCGACCGTTGGCCGTGGAAGGGTCGCCGACGCCGAAGATCAGCCCACTGGTCAGCGGCCCCAGATAGCGCACGAACACGGCCAGGCCCAACATGCCGTAGATGATCGAGGGCACGCCGGCCAGGTTGTTGATGTTGGTCTCGATGATCTGATCGAAACGACTGCCGCGCGTGTACTCCTCCAGATAGATGGCCGCCGCCGCGCCCAACGGCACAGCCAGCAAGAAGGCGATCAGCGTCACCAACAGCGAACCGAGGATGGCCGTGCGGATGCCGGCGTGGGTGGGGTCGGAGGATTGCGGCGAGGTGATGAAATCCCAGCTCACCCAGCTGCGGAACTCGAGCGTGGCGTTGGCAATAGCGGCAGCCTCGGCCTCGATCTCGGCCCGGTGGAAGAGCGACTCGGCCAGGGTCCAGGTCGCGACGATCTTCGGCTCGATCACCTCCGCCTGCACCAGTTCCACCAGCTCGGGCTGGGTGCGTTCGACCAGCGTCTGTGTGGCTGCAAGGGCGCGCAGACGCCCCTTCGACACGTTGGCCTGCAAAATCGCGATCAACTCGGCGGCGGAGAGTTCGGACAACGAGGTCGCGCCAGTGGATGAGGAGGCAAGCAGCGAGGTCGGCTCGATTGCGTTCTGATAGGCCACGTAGCCAAAGGCATCGTTGGCGACATCGATCAGCAAGACGGCCAGGGCCAGGATGCCGGCCAACGTCGACAAAAAGAAAGCGCTGCGCCAGACCGTCCCCCAGCGGCGGCGACGACGCACGAAGGCTGTGTAGTCTGCGCCTGCGGGATAGCGGCCTGCGGGCTGCGAATCGGCGGCCATGCTCAATACTCCTGGCGGAAGCGGCGCACGATCCAGCGGCTGATGATGTTGAGGATCATGGTGATGAGGAAAAGCATCAAGGCGATGGCAAAGATGCTGTCGTAATCGATCGAGTCGTAACTGAGGTCGCCGCCGCTGATGCGGACGATGTGGCCGGTCATGGTCTCGGCGGCCTTGAAAGGATTGAGGAAGCTCAGGCCGCTCAAGGCCTGGCCCCAACTGGCGAAATTACGCGGGCCGGAGCCGGCGGCAATCGCCACCACCATCGTTTCGCCGATCGCTCGCGACATGGCGACGATGAAGGCCGCGGCCAGGCCAGAGATGGCGGCCGGCAGCACCACGCGCACGGCCGTCTCCAGCCGGGTGGCGCCGATGCCAAAGGCAGCCTCGCGCAGGGCGCGCGGCACGGCGCTGAGGGCGTCCTCGCTCATCGAACTGACCAGCGGGATGATGAGGATGCCGATGACGATGCCGGCCGAGGCCACGTTGAAGACCTCCACCCGGTCGGCGCCGAAAATCGTTTGCAGAAGTGGGGTCACGAAGCCCAGGGCAAAGAAGCCATAGACCACGGTGGGGATGCCGGCCAGGACTTCGAGCGTGGGTTTGAGGAAGCTGCGGGCGCGAGCCGAGGCATATTCGCTCAGGTAGATGGCGATCATCAGACCCAAAGGCAATGCCACCAACATGCCGATGAGACTGGTGAGCAAGGTGGCATCGAAGAGGGCGAAGATGCCGAACTGACCGATTTGCGGCTGCCAGGCCGTGCCGGTGAGGAATTCCAGCACCGAGGCTTCGGGCCGGGCGAAGAAGCGGTAGGCATCGACGGCAAGGACGAGCACGATGCCGATGGTGGTGAAGACCGAGACCAGCCCGGCCAGCCACAGCAGCACCTGGATGATCTGCTCGCCCAGGCGACGCCGCCGGCGCAGGTCGATCTCGTCGCCGGTCCTGGCGTTGGCGGCGCCTGCGGCCCGCAGGCTGGTGAATTCACGTTGCATGGTGGCGTGCTCAGAAAAAGGGGGAGACCCCAAGGGTTTGCGAAACCCTTGGGGTCGGGTCTGTCTCTGTTACTGGCCGGTAGTGGTCAGCCAGGTTTGTCGGGCCTGTTCAAGGGACTCTTGCGAGGCGGGAAAGTATCCCACTTTGGCGATCACATCGTTCACCCGGCTCAGAACGAAGTTGAGAAAGGCCGCCACCTGCGGCTTGCCTTTCATTACGCCCGCGTCCGAGTACATGAACAACGGCCGCGCCAGCGGGTACTCGCCCGCATCCACCGTCTCGGCGCTCGGCGACACGCCATCGATGGGGGCGTCCTTCAACCTGCTGGCGTTCTCCTCGAAGTAGGCATAGCCAAAGTAGCCGATGGCATACTTGTCGCCTTCTACACCCTGCACCAACACATTGTCATCTTCCGACAACTGCAGGTTCGCTGCCCCCAGCAACTGCTGCTCGCCCTTGCCATTGTCAGCTTCCTTGTCCACCACATAGACGGGATCCATCACCACCTCGACGAAGTAATCGAACGTCCCCGAATCCGTCCCTGGGCTGAAGCGTTTGATCGGCGCCGCCGGCCAGGCCGGGTTCACATCCGACCAGTTCGTCGCCTCCGACGAGAACAGTTTCGCCAATTCCGCCTTTGTGATCCCTTCTGGGCCAATCCAGTCATTGGCAG
The Caldilineales bacterium DNA segment above includes these coding regions:
- the pstB gene encoding phosphate ABC transporter ATP-binding protein PstB gives rise to the protein MENAVASNGRHAIEATALNVYYGGFHAVKDITLKIERRKITALIGPSGCGKSTVLRAFNRMNDLIPIARSKGEVLFHGMNIYDADVDAVQVRRRIGMVFQKPNPFPKSIYENVAWGAKINGFKGKMDDLVEEALRGAALWDEVKDKLKQSGYSLSGGQQQRLCIARAIAVQPDIILMDEPCSALDPIATLRIEELMRELTQNYTIIIVTHNMQQASRVSDFTAFFTVTPERTGYLEEFAPTKELFTLPKSRVTEDYITGRFG
- the pstA gene encoding phosphate ABC transporter permease PstA, yielding MAADSQPAGRYPAGADYTAFVRRRRRWGTVWRSAFFLSTLAGILALAVLLIDVANDAFGYVAYQNAIEPTSLLASSSTGATSLSELSAAELIAILQANVSKGRLRALAATQTLVERTQPELVELVQAEVIEPKIVATWTLAESLFHRAEIEAEAAAIANATLEFRSWVSWDFITSPQSSDPTHAGIRTAILGSLLVTLIAFLLAVPLGAAAAIYLEEYTRGSRFDQIIETNINNLAGVPSIIYGMLGLAVFVRYLGPLTSGLIFGVGDPSTANGRTILSAGLTLGLLILPLVIINAREAIRAVPRSLREASYGLGATKWQTVWHHVLPSSISGILTGVILSVSRAFGETAPLIVVGVSTFIVVDPDSPFAKFTTLPAQIYQWTSRPQEEFRNLAAAAILVLLALLLALNATAIWLRNRYSRSSG
- the pstC gene encoding phosphate ABC transporter permease subunit PstC, with product MQREFTSLRAAGAANARTGDEIDLRRRRRLGEQIIQVLLWLAGLVSVFTTIGIVLVLAVDAYRFFARPEASVLEFLTGTAWQPQIGQFGIFALFDATLLTSLIGMLVALPLGLMIAIYLSEYASARARSFLKPTLEVLAGIPTVVYGFFALGFVTPLLQTIFGADRVEVFNVASAGIVIGILIIPLVSSMSEDALSAVPRALREAAFGIGATRLETAVRVVLPAAISGLAAAFIVAMSRAIGETMVVAIAAGSGPRNFASWGQALSGLSFLNPFKAAETMTGHIVRISGGDLSYDSIDYDSIFAIALMLFLITMILNIISRWIVRRFRQEY
- a CDS encoding phosphate ABC transporter substrate-binding protein PstS family protein codes for the protein MKRSLLILFGLLVVASLVLSACGGGSTPAPTVAPTQAPEPTQAPEPTAAPAGGATLPEVNPLEVKGDIIAAGSSTVYPLAEALAELFVDEGYAGNITIDSIGSGAGFERFCKAGETDISNASRAIKESEIESCGQLTPPRQPVEFKIGTDALAVVVNPANDWIGPEGITKAELAKLFSSEATNWSDVNPAWPAAPIKRFSPGTDSGTFDYFVEVVMDPVYVVDKEADNGKGEQQLLGAANLQLSEDDNVLVQGVEGDKYAIGYFGYAYFEENASRLKDAPIDGVSPSAETVDAGEYPLARPLFMYSDAGVMKGKPQVAAFLNFVLSRVNDVIAKVGYFPASQESLEQARQTWLTTTGQ